The Cucumis melo cultivar AY chromosome 6, USDA_Cmelo_AY_1.0, whole genome shotgun sequence genome includes a region encoding these proteins:
- the LOC103496150 gene encoding B3 domain-containing protein Os01g0234100-like isoform X1: MRPHHSISSPAMAIVHKHTEITDLSSSEMNQWRPGKKEKLFRRKTWVSSTQPSTSYDQDAVHSFSQPRSVKLKRTTVDSLYHDLEAQSVVMARAKEVQAKLSPSHPSLIKVMLPSHVTGGFWLGLPKGFCDIHLPKQDTAMVLEDENGKLYETKYLSDKTGLSAGWRGFSIAHKLLQGDVIVFHLVLPNKFMVYIVRSNSAAKVDGALGLKYEASNKQTPIYSKENIPCVKEEQITLEDVNAEETNIVPVKEETEEDHNPVSLPMDIHDEREQTNSHVLLDTEMMPVLEESENERRSCGSNSKNGIRLSDSRLAFDKVNSLDDFIISVNGLIIDSEFSNHIRAKYYELCCSQKSFLHDHILEGLNYKLVSGIISETVNIADAIRASKVTTSQEHLVTWDKTLTAFEGLGMNVGFLRVRINQLLTLSLKPEKKKEAEMMRDSKQEELHILLTKIMEGRTMVRQLEAKISSLDTDIKHMDKLFKEVASAPWCLEG; this comes from the exons ATGCGCCCCCACCATTCCATTTCATCACCAGCCATGGCCATTGTTCACAAGCACACTGAAATTACTGATCTTTCTTCTTCTGag ATGAACCAGTGGAGGCCAGGGAAGAAGGAGAAGCTGTTTAGGAGAAAAACTTGGGTCTCCAGTACACAACCGAGTACTAGTTATGATCAA GATGCCGTTCACAGTTTTTCTCAGCCTCGAAG TGTAAAACTAAAGAGAACAACTGTTGATAGTTTATACCATGATCTTGAAGCTCAATCTGTTGTTATGGCACGAGCAAAGGAGGTTCAAGCAAAATTATCTCCTAGTCATCCCAGTCTTATTAAGGTTATGCTCCCATCACATGTCACTGGAGGATTTTGGCTG ggtcttccaaaaggATTCTGTGACATCCATTTGCCGAAGCAGGATACTGCTATGGTCTTAGAAGATGAAAATGGGAAGTTATATGAAACAAAATATCTGTCCGACAAAACAGGGCTGAGTGCTGGATGGCGAGGTTTCTCAATAGCTCACAAACTACTACAAGGAGATGTTATAGTTTTCCATTTAGTCTTGCCTAACAAATTTATG GTTTACATTGTGAGATCCAATTCTGCAGCCAAGGTTGATGGTGCTCTAGGCCTTAAATATGAGGCCTCCAACAAACAAACACCTATAT ATAGCAAAGAAAATATTCCTTGTGTTAAGGAGGAACAAATTACCCTCGAGGATGTAAATGCCGAAGAGACTAACATTGTTCCTGTGAAGGAGGAAACAGAAGAAGACCACAATCCTGTCTCCCTTCCAATGGATATCCATGATGAACGTGAGCAAACAAATAGCCACGTGCTTTTAGATACTGAGATGATGCCTGTGCTAGAAGAGTCTGAAAATGAGAGAAGGAGTTGTGGTTCTAACTCGAAGAATGGAATTCGTTTATCAGACTCTAGACTGGCTTTCGACAAAGTGAACAGTTTGGATGATTTTATCATTTCTGTAAATGGATTGATTATTGACTCTGAGTTCTCCAATCACATTAGAGCTAAATACTATGAGCTATGCTGCAGCCAGAAGTCATTTCTTCATGACCATATTCTTGAAGGTCTTAATTACAAACTTGTTTCAGGAATCATATCAGAGACCGTCAATATTGCTGATGCCATTAGAGCAAGCAAGGTTACCACTTCACAAGAGCATCTTGTGACTTGGGACAAAACTCTAACAGCCTTTGAAGGCTTAGGAATGAACGTAGGCTTTCTGCGAGTTCGAATCAACCAACTACTGACTCTCTCCCTAAAACcagagaagaaaaaggaagcAGAGATGATGCGGGACTCTAAACAAGAGGAATTACACATCCTCTTGACAAAAATCATGGAAGGAAGAACAATGGTAAGGCAACTAGAAGCCAAAATTAGCTCTTTAGACACCGATATTAAACACATGGATAAATTGTTCAAGGAAGTTGCCAGTGCCCCTTGGTGCTTGGAGGGGTGA
- the LOC103496150 gene encoding B3 domain-containing protein Os01g0234100-like isoform X2: MNQWRPGKKEKLFRRKTWVSSTQPSTSYDQDAVHSFSQPRSVKLKRTTVDSLYHDLEAQSVVMARAKEVQAKLSPSHPSLIKVMLPSHVTGGFWLGLPKGFCDIHLPKQDTAMVLEDENGKLYETKYLSDKTGLSAGWRGFSIAHKLLQGDVIVFHLVLPNKFMVYIVRSNSAAKVDGALGLKYEASNKQTPIYSKENIPCVKEEQITLEDVNAEETNIVPVKEETEEDHNPVSLPMDIHDEREQTNSHVLLDTEMMPVLEESENERRSCGSNSKNGIRLSDSRLAFDKVNSLDDFIISVNGLIIDSEFSNHIRAKYYELCCSQKSFLHDHILEGLNYKLVSGIISETVNIADAIRASKVTTSQEHLVTWDKTLTAFEGLGMNVGFLRVRINQLLTLSLKPEKKKEAEMMRDSKQEELHILLTKIMEGRTMVRQLEAKISSLDTDIKHMDKLFKEVASAPWCLEG; this comes from the exons ATGAACCAGTGGAGGCCAGGGAAGAAGGAGAAGCTGTTTAGGAGAAAAACTTGGGTCTCCAGTACACAACCGAGTACTAGTTATGATCAA GATGCCGTTCACAGTTTTTCTCAGCCTCGAAG TGTAAAACTAAAGAGAACAACTGTTGATAGTTTATACCATGATCTTGAAGCTCAATCTGTTGTTATGGCACGAGCAAAGGAGGTTCAAGCAAAATTATCTCCTAGTCATCCCAGTCTTATTAAGGTTATGCTCCCATCACATGTCACTGGAGGATTTTGGCTG ggtcttccaaaaggATTCTGTGACATCCATTTGCCGAAGCAGGATACTGCTATGGTCTTAGAAGATGAAAATGGGAAGTTATATGAAACAAAATATCTGTCCGACAAAACAGGGCTGAGTGCTGGATGGCGAGGTTTCTCAATAGCTCACAAACTACTACAAGGAGATGTTATAGTTTTCCATTTAGTCTTGCCTAACAAATTTATG GTTTACATTGTGAGATCCAATTCTGCAGCCAAGGTTGATGGTGCTCTAGGCCTTAAATATGAGGCCTCCAACAAACAAACACCTATAT ATAGCAAAGAAAATATTCCTTGTGTTAAGGAGGAACAAATTACCCTCGAGGATGTAAATGCCGAAGAGACTAACATTGTTCCTGTGAAGGAGGAAACAGAAGAAGACCACAATCCTGTCTCCCTTCCAATGGATATCCATGATGAACGTGAGCAAACAAATAGCCACGTGCTTTTAGATACTGAGATGATGCCTGTGCTAGAAGAGTCTGAAAATGAGAGAAGGAGTTGTGGTTCTAACTCGAAGAATGGAATTCGTTTATCAGACTCTAGACTGGCTTTCGACAAAGTGAACAGTTTGGATGATTTTATCATTTCTGTAAATGGATTGATTATTGACTCTGAGTTCTCCAATCACATTAGAGCTAAATACTATGAGCTATGCTGCAGCCAGAAGTCATTTCTTCATGACCATATTCTTGAAGGTCTTAATTACAAACTTGTTTCAGGAATCATATCAGAGACCGTCAATATTGCTGATGCCATTAGAGCAAGCAAGGTTACCACTTCACAAGAGCATCTTGTGACTTGGGACAAAACTCTAACAGCCTTTGAAGGCTTAGGAATGAACGTAGGCTTTCTGCGAGTTCGAATCAACCAACTACTGACTCTCTCCCTAAAACcagagaagaaaaaggaagcAGAGATGATGCGGGACTCTAAACAAGAGGAATTACACATCCTCTTGACAAAAATCATGGAAGGAAGAACAATGGTAAGGCAACTAGAAGCCAAAATTAGCTCTTTAGACACCGATATTAAACACATGGATAAATTGTTCAAGGAAGTTGCCAGTGCCCCTTGGTGCTTGGAGGGGTGA